From a single Micropterus dolomieu isolate WLL.071019.BEF.003 ecotype Adirondacks unplaced genomic scaffold, ASM2129224v1 scaffold_335, whole genome shotgun sequence genomic region:
- the LOC123967372 gene encoding tubby-related protein 4-like, which produces MDRLECVFVAEGGGLYGGGKARLAGWLIQLSATDLLDSPSERVVLVRWNEPFQKLATCDTDGGIFVWIQYEGRWSVELVNDRGAQVSDFTWSHDGTQALISYRDGFVLVGSVSGQRHWSSEINLESQITCGIWTPDDQQVLFGTADGQVIVMDCHGRMLAHILLHESDGIVSMSWNYPSFLVEDSSGSDTDSDDYSPPQMHSQKPLLTVSFTSGDISLMNNYDDLSPTLIRTGLKDVVVQWCSQGDLLAVAGMERTLLSPDPSCPPPTRNAIVKFYNVRGEHIYTLDTPAQRPITTLCWGHRDSRLFLACGPALYVVRVEHRVASLQLLCQQGIATAVKEEKDVAKLTMPSRLCSYVTTAFAPTIKPPIPDPNNMRDFVSYPTAGNERLHCTMKRTEDNPEVGGPCYTLYLEYLGGLVPILKGRRISKLRPEFVIMDPKTDGKTDEIYGNSLISAMIDSCNCSDSSDIELSDDWVGKKSPKISRGSKSPKLPRINIDPRKSPKLSRATQEISRSPRLPIRKPSIGSPSLTRREFPLDDITQQNYLAQVTSNIWGTKFKIVGLANFLPTNLGAVIYKTSLLHLQPRQMTIYLPEVRKISMDYINLPVFSPNVFSEDEDDLPVSGPAGGADDNPPCTVNIPIAPIHSPAQAMSPAQSIGLVQSLLANQNVQLDVLTNSTANPAGATASGSDQSQDTILTAQYTVPTRYSSPGQVIFGGLEMGRLMVGPPPSHHPSQQQQQSSHHQQQQQQHQQQLQHHQQIQHHQQQLQQQQQLHQQQQQQQQLQQQQMLQHQHLQQQQQLQQQQLQQQHIQQQLQHIQQQHQHQLQQHMQQQQQLQQQHQQIQQHLQQQQQIHHQQQSQQQHHMQQQQHHHQLQQQLQIQIPVPSMSSGQPSGAAVHQLQSGALQIQIPHPPVDLVVERAVGGEHEHLLKIKTTRSTPQLAEGDTVVFSAPLELSKMNPPPPYPGTVAAAVAAAAAAAAASASASTAASNAASGTGGGTSGTPPPGDPGLKKGEFPLYPSGQQQAQYPTPLGYERITTFDSSGNVEEVCRPRTRLVCNQNVYTLQGPGSSATLRVTSSSSSSSADKKIQLPYTSATLNRLTAPRYSIPSGDPPPYPDPANQNSAVGRNPGQRLDSSLIHATLRRNSREAALKVSQMLEPPRPLPPKAKNSSALAASFQQRVPTALYTCSQCSSGSSVGGTASGSANGIAGGTIIRQDFPPGNGAPHSTVIVHSNSTAPLASQSSYNLLSSFEGSGAATGGGSNRDRGDYVNSAFTEDETLNQSLRHLALGGNDASGLVVKRPPPYQWDPAATEEVWVPQERTATLNPTGPPGPHKPPPLILSPTQHLDVSRLPFVLSPKSPTSPSAASFQAAAAAAGYQISLQYPPATAYSGAQLQPIPGSPRPCSSPKEMVAPVPFSQQDATLVLPPGYPANLANLACCPLPPMYPGGSACAGLPIPPISLHTPWGTYNSCPPMPNPAVPLPPKASHMAVDKNVKNVSPPPPPPPPPPPPPPAELQSHGGLQEAMAEAGEGFQEVLSLTESPLPQRSEKLSKKNRKRADGRAEEANVPPLAEGSKSKKEGRALGDFNSLISSPRLGGRDKKKLKGQKEQQLKAKKLSKATANSEFQDSSESEPELFISGDELLNQCQSGKKGWKSKRNLRAASELDEIKCRKANEKEDRGLGSQGFVYVMANKQPLWNEATQVYQLDFGGRVTQESAKNFQIELEGRQVMQFGRIDGNAYILDFQYPFSAVQAFAVALANVTQRLK; this is translated from the exons ATGGATAGattggagtgtgtgtttgttgcgGAGGGTGGGGGGTTGTATGGGGGTGGGAAGGCAagactggctggctggcttATCCAACTCTCAGCCACTGATCTGTTGGACTCGCCCTCAGAGAGA GTGGTCTTGGTGCGGTGGAATGAGCCCTTCCAGAAACTGGCCACCTGTGATACAGATGGAGGGATCTTTGTTTGGATCCAGTATGAGGGCCGCTGGTCCgtggagctggtcaatgaccgtGGAGCGCAG GTGAGTGACTTCACCTGGTCCCACGATGGCACCCAGGCTCTTATCTCTTATCGTGATGGCTTTGTCCTAGTGGGATCAGTCAGTGGGCAAAGACACTGGTCTTCCGAGATCAACCTAGAAAGCCAGATTACCTGCGGTATCTGGACCCCCGATGACCAgcag GTGCTGTTTGGTACTGCAGATGGACAGGTGATAGTGATGGACTGCCATGGGCGCATGCTGGCCCATATTTTGCTGCATGAGTCGGATGGCATCGTCAGCATGTCCTGGAACTATCCCAGTTTCCTGGTGGAGGACAGCAGTGGGAGCGACACGGACTCCGACGACTACTCCCCACCACAAA TGCACAGCCAGAAACCCCTGCTGACAGTCAGCTTCACCTCTGGAGACATCAGCCTGATGAACAACTACGATGACCTCTCTCCGACCCTCATCCGCACGGGCCTGAAAG ATGTGGTGGTCCAGTGGTGTTCGCAGGGGGACCTCCTTGCAGTGGCAGGGATGGAGAGGACCCTCCTCTCCCCCGAcccctcctgtcctcccccCACCAGAAACGCCATTGTCAAGTTCTACAACGTTCGGGGtgaacacatctacacactGGACACACCAGCACAG CGCCCCATTACGACGCTGTGCTGGGGTCACCGGGACTCTCGTCTGTTCTTGGCATGTGGCCCGGCGCTCTACGTTGTGCGAGTTGAGCACCGCGTTGCCAGCCTACAGCTACTCTGCCAGCAGGGCATCGCCACAGCAGTGAAGGAGGAAAAAGATGTTGCCAAGCTCACCATGCCTTCCCGCCTCTGTTCTTATGTCACTACTGCTTTCGCCCCCACCATAAAG CCCCCCATCCCAGATCCCAACAACATGCGTGATTTTGTGAGCTACCCAACAGCTGGAAATGAGCGTCTGCACTGTACCATGAAGCGTACGGAGGATAACCCTGAGGTGGGGGGGCCCTGCTACACTCTGTACTTGGAGTACCTTGGAGGTCTGGTGCCTATCCTCAAAGGCAGACGCATAAGTAAACTTCGTCCTGAATTTGTCATCATGGATCCCAAGACAGATGGAAAAACAG aTGAGATATACGGCAACAGTCTGATATCTGCCATGATTGACAGCTGTAACTGCTCAGACTCCAGTGACATTGAGCTGAGCGATGACTGGGTTGGCAAGAAATCTCCAAAGATATCCAGAGGCAGCAAATCCCCTAAACTGCCCAG GATCAACATTGATCCCAGAAAATCTCCCAAACTATCCCGTGCTACACAAGAGATCTCAAGGTCGCCGCGGTTACCTATACGGAAACCATCGATTGGGTCACCTAGTCTAACACGGAGGGAATTTCCCCTAGATGATATCACTCAG CAAAATTACCTGGCACAGGTCACATCTAATATTTGGGGAACAAAGTTTAAGATTGTAGGGCTTGCCAATTTCTTGCCAACCAATCTTGGTGCAG TCATCTATAAGACAAGCCTCCTTCATCTGCAACCAAGACAGATGACCATCTACCTGCCAGAGGTGCGTAAGATCTCCATGGACTACATCAATCTGCCAGTCTTCAGCCCCAACGTGTTCAGTGAGGATGAAGATGACCTGCCTGTCTCAGGCCCTGCTGGTGGTGCTGATGACAACCCGCCCTGCACTGTCAACATCCCTATTGCCCCCATCCATAGTCCCGCCCAGGCCATGTCCCCCGCACAAAGCATTGGTCTGGTCCAGTCACTCCTAGCTAATCAAAATGTTCAGCTGGATGTCCTAACAAATTCCACAGCAAATCCTGCTGGGGCTACTGCTAGTGGGTCAGACCAAAGCCAGGACACCATCCTGACAGCCCAGTACACGGTTCCCACCAGGTACTCAAGTCCTGGTCAGGTCATCTTTGGGGGACTAGAAATGGGCCGCCTAATGGTGGGACCTCCACCTTCTCATCATCCttcacaacagcaacagcaatcAAGTCACcatcaacaacagcagcagcagcaccaacaacaactacaacaccacCAACAAATTCAGCACCACCAACAacagcttcagcagcagcagcaactccaccaacagcagcagcagcagcagcaactccaacagcagcagatgctCCAGCACCAACActtacaacagcagcagcagttacagcagcagcagcttcagcaacagcacattcaacagcagctccaacacatacagcagcagcatcaacatcagctccagcagcacatgcagcaacagcaacaactacaacagcagcatcaacaAATTCAGCAGCACCTccagcaacagcaacaaattCATCATCAACAGCAAtcgcagcagcagcatcacatgcaacaacagcagcaccaccatcaacttcagcagcagctccaaATTCAAATTCCTGTTCCCTCTATGTCATCAGGACAGCCTTCAGGTGCAGCTGTGCACCAGCTCCAGTCAGGGGCGCTGCAAATACAGATCCCTCATCCGCCTGTTGATTTAGTGGTTGAGAGAGCAGTAGGGGGTGAACATGAGCACCTACTGAAAATTAAAACTACTCGTTCAACTCCACAGCTGGCTGAGGGTGATACAGTGGTGTTCAGTGCTCCTCTAGAGCTCAGTAAGATGAACCCTCCTCCCCCATACCCCGGGACAGTGGCTGCTGCTGTGGCcgctgcagcagctgctgctgctgcctcagcATCAGCCTCCACTGCTGCCTCCAATGCTGCCTCTGGAACAGGAGGGGGCACTAGTGGGACTCCTCCTCCTGGTGATCCTGGGCTGAAGAAGGGAGAGTTCCCACTTTATCCTTCAGGGCAGCAACAAGCTCAGTACCCCACACCACTGGGATATGAGAGGATAACAACATTTGACAGCAGTGGGAATGTGGAGGAAGTATGTCGTCCACGAACACGCCTTGTCTGCAATCAGAATGTCTATACACTCCAGGGACCTGGCAGCTCTGCCACTCTCAGGGTCACCTCCTCGTCATCCTCTTCCTCGGCTGACAAGAAGATCCAGCTGCCCTACACTTCTGCCACTCTCAACAGACTCACTGCACCACGCTATTCTATTCCCAGTGGAGACCCGCCCCCATACCCTGACCCAGCCAATCAGAATAGTGCTGTTGGCAGGAACCCAGGACAGAGGCTCGACAGCAGCCTGATCCATGCCACTCTCAGGAGGAATAGCAGAGAGGCCGCTCTCAAAGTTTCCCAGATGCTGGAACCGCCCAGACCACTGCCTCCCAAGGCTAAAAATAGTAGTGCACTAGCAGCGTCGTTCCAACAGAGGGTGCCAACAGCCTTATATACATGTAGTCAGTGTAGCAGTGGATCCAGTGTTGGAGGCACTGCCTCAGGGAGCGCTAATGGAATAGCAGGAGGAACAATTATCAGACAGGATTTCCCTCCAGGGAATGGGGCTCCACACAGCACAGTTATTGTTCACTCCAACAGCACTGCTCCTCTGGCCTCCCAGTCCTCTTACAACCTGCTGAGCTCTTTTGAAGGATCTGGGGCTGCAACAGGAGGAGGAAGTAACAGAGACAGGGGTGATTATGTTAATTCAGCATTTACTGAGGATGAAACACTGAACCAGTCACTGAGGCATCTGGCGCTAGGAGGAAATGATGCATCAGGACTGGTTGTCAAACGCCCACCTCCTTATCAGTGGGACCCTGCTGCCACAGAGGAGGTGTGGGTTCCTCAGGAACGGACAGCAACGCTGAATCCCACTGGCCCCCCTGGCCCCCACAAACCACCCCCACTTATTCTAAGCCCAACTCAGCACTTGGATGTGTCCAGGCTGCCTTTTGTCCTCTCTCCAAAGTCCCCCACTAGCCCCAGTGCTGCATCATTtcaagctgctgcagcagctgcaggctACCAAATCTCTCTCCAATACCCTCCAGCAACTGCCTATTCTGGAGCCCAGCTCCAGCCTATTCCAGGGTCACCACGCCCCTGTTCCTCCCCAAAGGAGATGGTGGCACCAGTACCCTTCTCACAGCAGGATGCAACCCTAGTCTTACCGCCAGGTTACCCTGCAAACCTGGCAAACCTAGCCTGCTGCCCTCTCCCACCCATGTATCCAGGAGGAAGTGCTTGTGCTGGGCTTCCCATTCCCCCAATTTCCCTTCACACTCCTTGGGGTACCTATAACTCTTGCCCGCCTATGCCCAATCCTGCAGTGCCACTACCACCCAAAGCCTCCCACATGGCAGTtgacaaaaatgtcaaaaatgtctctcctcctcccccaccccctccaccaccccctccaccaccaccagcagagctgcagagcCACGGAGGATTACAAGAAGCCATGGCAGAGGCAGGGGAAGGTTTTCAGGAGGTGCTGTCCTTGACTGAGAGCCCTCTGCCACAGCGGTCTGAGAAGTTAAGCAAGAAGAACCGCAAGCGGGCGGATGGGCGAGCTGAGGAGGCTAATGTGCCACCGTTGGCTGAAGGGAGCAAGTCGAAAAAGGAGGGCAGAGCTTTGGGTGATTTTAACTCACTAATCTCCAGTCCACGGCTGGGAGGAAGGGACAAGAAGAAGCTGAAGGGACAGAAAGAGCAGCAGTTGAAGGCCAAGAAGCTGAGTAAGGCCACTGCTAATAGTGAGTTCCAAGACAGTTCAGAAAGTGAGCCAGAGCTGTTCATCAGCGGGGATGAGTTGCTCAATCAGTGCCAGAGCGGTAAGAAGGGCTGGAAGAGTAAGAGGAACCTGAGGGCTGCCAGTGAACTGGACGAGATCAAGTGTCGAAAGGCCAATGAGAAGGAGGACAGAGGGCTGGGCAGCCAGGGGTTTGTGTATGTCATGGCTAATAAGCAGCCACTGTGGAATGAAGCCACACAGGTCTACCAGCTGGactttggtgggcgtgtcacgCAGGAGTCTGCCAAGAACTTTCAAATTGAACTGGAGGGCAGACAG GTGATGCAGTTTGGCAGGATTGATGGCAATGCCTACATCCTGGACTTTCAGTATCCCTTCTCTGCTGTACAGGCCTTTGCAGTGGCTTTAGCCAATGTTACTCAACGCCTCAAATGA